The nucleotide window CCAAGGGTGTTGAATTCGGCGATGAATTGCGGGCGATTCTGTGGTTCAAGCGGATTGCCGATCGGGTTTTCCAAAGCCATCGTCGGCGCCTCCTAGCTCGGGATGTTGGTAGTTTCTGCGTCCTTTGCGAACACGGCCTGTGTGCCGCACCCACCACTGTTGCCACACCACTTGTACTACGGATGCGGAAACACCCACATCAGACGTACACACACAGCGCCCGAGCGACGGCCCGCGAAGTGCCGGAACCGACCCTCACCCGAGTTCGAACATACAATCGAATCCGTTGAAGTCCAGCGGTTTTCGATCCAGAGGTTCTCGATCTCAAACTCGGAATGACACTGATGTGATTACACACGCCCGGAGCGGTCGCGGTCAAGTTGAAGTCAAAGATTCTCTGTTTACCACCAGGATCCGACAACGGTGTGACTCGACACGACGTTGACCTCAACCCGACGTCAAAGTCACACCGACCCCGGCGCCGGTAGGACTCATCCCGACCGCGCCGACAGCGCCTGACCGCCCTCTCACACCGCGCACTACAGTGGCGGTGTGAAGGAGTACCTGCTGTGAAGGTGACCGTACTCGTCGGGGGCGTCGGAGGGGCACGATTCCTCCTCGGTCTGCGCGAATTGTTCGGCCCGACGGCGTTCCCCGTCCCCCAGGACGACGCGTCCGGCGCCCAGGCGAGCGAACACGAGATCACCGCGATCGTGAACGTCGGCGACGACGCGTGGATGCACGGCGTCCGCATCTGCCCCGATCTCGACACGTGTATGTACACCCTCGGCGGCGGGATCGATCCCGAGCGCGGATGGGGCCGGCGCGACGAATCCTGGCACGCGAAGGAGGAACTCGCCGCCTACGGCGCCGACCCGGACTGGTTCGGCCTCGGCGATCGCGATCTCGCCACGCACCTGATCCGCACCCAGATGCTCGATGCGGGATATCGGCTGTCCGATGTCACCGCCGCGCTGTCCCGGCGATGGAACCCCGGCGTGCGGCTCTTACCCGTGACCGATGACCGTCACGAGACGCACGTCGTCGTCGCCAAACCCGACGGCGAGGACGACGAACGGGTCGCGATCCACTTCCAGGAGTGGTGGGTGCGCCATCGCGCCCAGATCCCGACCTTCGGCTTCGCACAGGTCGGTTCGGACGACACCACTCCGGCTCCCGGCGTCCTCGACGCGATCGCCGACGCCGACGTGGTGCTGCTCGCACCGTCGAACCCGGTCGTGAGCATCGGCGCGATCGTCAGCGTTCCCGGGATGCGCAGCGCGCTGCGCCAGACGAAGGCCCCGGTCGTCGGCATCTCACCGGTCATCGACAACCGCCCGCTGCGCGGCATGGCCGACGAATGCCTGTCGGTGATCGAGGTCGAGTCCTCGGCCGAGGGCATCGCCGGACATTACGGCGCCCGCAGCGGCAACGGGATTCTGGACGGATGGCTGATCGCCGAGGGCGACCACGCGTCCGTCGACGGCATCGCCGTCGGCGCCGCCCCCCTCCTCATGACCGATCCCGCGGCCACCGCCCAGATGGTGCGCGCGGCGTGCGCACTCGTCGACGTCCCGCTCCCCGATTCGAACAAGGGCCGCGCGTGACCGCTCGCCCCGACCATCGTGCCCCGGGCCACCTCGAGATCCGTCCGGTGACCGGCCTGCCCGAGTTCACCGCCGGCTCTGACGTCGCCCGCGAGATCCTCACCGCCGCACCGTGGCTCGAATCCGGTGACGTCCTGGTCGTCACCAGCAAGATCATCTCCAAGGCCGAAGGCCGGATGGTCGACGCGCCGAGCGACCCCGAGGCGCGGGACACGTTGCGCCGTCACCTCGTCGACCAAGAATCGGTACGCGTGCTGGCACGCAAGAACCGGACCCTGATCACCGAGAACCGCCTGGGCCTGGTGCAGGCCGCGGCCGGGATCGACGGCTCGAACGTGCGCAGCGACCAGCTCGCTCTGCTCCCGGAGAACCCCGACCGCAGCGCGGCGGAGCTCCGGCGAGCCGTCGCCGACGCCACCGGCCTCGACGTCGCGGTGATCATCACCGACACGATGGGCCGGGCCTGGCGGACCGGGCAGACCGACGTCGCCATCGGCGCCGCGGGTATCGCCGTCACCCATCCGTACGAGGGCGGAGTCGACGATTACGGAAACCCGTTGATCGTCACCGAGATCGCGGTGGCCGACGAGCTGGCCGCCGCGGCCGACCTCGTGAAGGGCAAACTCGCGGCCGTCCCCGTCGCGGTCGTCCGTGGTTTCGCACCGGCCGAGAACGGGACCACCGCCGCCGACCTGATCCGGCCCCACGACGAGGACCTGTTCCGTCTCGGTACCGACGAGGCGATCGCGCAGGGACGCCGCGAGGCCGTCCGCACCCGGCGGTCGGTGCGGACCTTCGCCGACCGGCCTGTCGACCCCGAAGAGCTGCGTGCTGCTCTCGGCGAGGCGCTCACCGCCCCGGCCCCCCACCACACGCATCCCGTTCGCTTCGTCTGGCTGCGGTCGGATTCGCGGCGCCGCGAGCTGCTCGACGCGATGGCGCACGAGTGGCGCACCGATCTCGAATCGGATTCCAAGACAGCCGAGTCCATCGAAAAGCGGCTGCGGCGCGGCCAGATCCTCTACGACGCACCGGAACTGGTGATCCCGTTCCTGGTTCCCGACGGCGTCCACGAGTACCGCGACGAACGACGCAACGCGGCCGAGCACACGATGTTCACCGTGGCAGCGGGCGGGGCGGTCGCCACCCTGCTCACCGCACTGTCGGTCCGCGACATCGGCAGCTGCTGGATCGGCTCGACCATCTTCGCCGCGCCGACGGTGCGCCGGGTCCTCGACCTCGACCCGGGCTGGGAACCACTCGGCGCGGTCGCCATCGGCCATCCCCTCGAGCCGTCGGGGCTGCGCGAGCCCGCCCCGACCGCGGACTGGGTCGTCGAGCTGTGACCGCCGAGTCGCTGCACGCATCCGCCGTCGAGGCCCTCACCCGGTGGGAGACACCCGATCCCGCGCAGGACACCCTCCGGCACACGTACCTCGCCTTCCTCGCGGCGTCCCCGGAGGGATGCCTGCGAGCCAGCGCTCCGGGACATCTGACGGGTTCGGCGATCGTCTTCGACGCCACGCGCCGCCACGTCCTGCTCACCCTGCACCCCCGGGTCGGGAAGTGGATTCAACTCGGCGGGCACTGCGAACCGACCGACGACTCCATCGCCGACGCGGCGCTGCGTGAGGCGCGGGAGGAGTCGGGCATGCCCGAACTCGTGCTGGACACGCCAGACCCCGCGGATCCCGGCGGGGGGATCGTGCATCTCCACACCCACCCGATCACCTGCTCGCTGGGGGTCCCCACCCGCCACCTCGACGTCCGCTATCGCGTGGTCGCCGCTCCGACGTCCGACGGCGGACTCCCACGCGTCGTGCGCAGCGACGAGTCGGTGGACCTGCGCTGGTGGCCGGTCGACGCCCTGCCGGACGACGCCGGAGACGACATCGCGACACTTATCGGCGCGGCCCTACGGGACGGACGGCCGCGCTAAACGCGGAGGTTCTTCCCCACCGTGACCACACCGCCCGCGCTCACCGAGAACCGCTCGCGGTCGGCGCTCACGTCGACACCGAGTTGCTCGCCGTCGCCGACCACGACGTTCTTGTCGAGGATCGCCTTGCGGACGACCGCGCCCTTGCCGACGCGCACGCCGGGCATCAGCACGC belongs to Gordonia sp. KTR9 and includes:
- a CDS encoding coenzyme F420-0:L-glutamate ligase produces the protein MTARPDHRAPGHLEIRPVTGLPEFTAGSDVAREILTAAPWLESGDVLVVTSKIISKAEGRMVDAPSDPEARDTLRRHLVDQESVRVLARKNRTLITENRLGLVQAAAGIDGSNVRSDQLALLPENPDRSAAELRRAVADATGLDVAVIITDTMGRAWRTGQTDVAIGAAGIAVTHPYEGGVDDYGNPLIVTEIAVADELAAAADLVKGKLAAVPVAVVRGFAPAENGTTAADLIRPHDEDLFRLGTDEAIAQGRREAVRTRRSVRTFADRPVDPEELRAALGEALTAPAPHHTHPVRFVWLRSDSRRRELLDAMAHEWRTDLESDSKTAESIEKRLRRGQILYDAPELVIPFLVPDGVHEYRDERRNAAEHTMFTVAAGGAVATLLTALSVRDIGSCWIGSTIFAAPTVRRVLDLDPGWEPLGAVAIGHPLEPSGLREPAPTADWVVEL
- the cofD gene encoding 2-phospho-L-lactate transferase — encoded protein: MKVTVLVGGVGGARFLLGLRELFGPTAFPVPQDDASGAQASEHEITAIVNVGDDAWMHGVRICPDLDTCMYTLGGGIDPERGWGRRDESWHAKEELAAYGADPDWFGLGDRDLATHLIRTQMLDAGYRLSDVTAALSRRWNPGVRLLPVTDDRHETHVVVAKPDGEDDERVAIHFQEWWVRHRAQIPTFGFAQVGSDDTTPAPGVLDAIADADVVLLAPSNPVVSIGAIVSVPGMRSALRQTKAPVVGISPVIDNRPLRGMADECLSVIEVESSAEGIAGHYGARSGNGILDGWLIAEGDHASVDGIAVGAAPLLMTDPAATAQMVRAACALVDVPLPDSNKGRA
- a CDS encoding NUDIX hydrolase, which encodes MTAESLHASAVEALTRWETPDPAQDTLRHTYLAFLAASPEGCLRASAPGHLTGSAIVFDATRRHVLLTLHPRVGKWIQLGGHCEPTDDSIADAALREAREESGMPELVLDTPDPADPGGGIVHLHTHPITCSLGVPTRHLDVRYRVVAAPTSDGGLPRVVRSDESVDLRWWPVDALPDDAGDDIATLIGAALRDGRPR